In Porites lutea chromosome 1, jaPorLute2.1, whole genome shotgun sequence, a single genomic region encodes these proteins:
- the LOC140935397 gene encoding uncharacterized protein, with amino-acid sequence MADACGELRQTLITRIEGMIHDVQRELHTNNVEHETLDGLCFRGEQLARQVARLVTANVLDSSVLNCIMFAYEKLTFCSQRVESEETGYRAALLNSGGRGRPSYQISREQLVYFLRERFSRREVADMLRVSLGTVARRIREHGLVNLLPYSTISDEDLDRVVRDVQALFPNIGYRRMLGELTRRGIVIQHARVRASMIRTDPEGAVLRWMDTIQRRSYSVYGPNALWHIDGHHKLIRWRLVIHGGVDGYSRIPVFLQCSDNNRTSTVLNLFENAVESYGLPSRVRADKGGENVEVSLFMLSHPARGAGHGSMITGSSVHNQRIERLWRDVFTGVVGLYYNLFSHLEGTGTLDIDNEIHIFCLHYVYLPRINNHLHVWKEGWIRKPICTENSMTPRQLFISGMMRMAGSSHTIAKEMFEDLREVRSQKYLHLLNKLGSQWQQNCGTSKEPREV; translated from the exons atggcggacgCATGTGGTGAGCTTCGACAGACGTTGATAACAAGAATAGAAGGAATGATTCACGATGTGCAGCGGGAGCTTCATACGAACAACGTGGAACATGAAACATTAGATGGACTGTGTTTTCGGGGCGAACAGCTAGCACGACAGGTAGCCAGACTTGTAACCGCCAATGTTTTAGATTCGAGTGTTCTGAATTGCATCATGTTCGCCTacgaaaaattaactttttgttcACAACGAGTGGAAAGTGAGGAAACGGGTTACAGAGCAGCTTTACTAAATTCTGGTGGCCGTGGAAGACCTTCTTACCAGATCAGTAGAGAACAACTGGTATATTTTCTTAGAGAACGATTTTCAAGAAGAGAGGTAGCAGACATGTTACGCGTTTCGCTAGGTACTGTGGCTCGTAGGATTCGTGAGCACGGTTTGGTAAACCTGTTACCGTATTCCACCATTTCCGACGAAGATTTAGACCGCGTTGTTAGAGATGTGCAGGCATTGTTTCCCAACATTGGATATCGTCGTATGTTGGGTGAGCTGACCCGTCGGGGCATAGTCATCCAGCACGCAAGAGTAAGAGCATCAATGATTCGAACCGATCCAGAAGGCGCCGTACTTAGATGGATGGATACTATACAAAGAAGATCCTACAGTGTTTATGGGCCAAATGCCTTGTGGCATATTGATGGGCACCACAAATTAATAAG GTGGCGCCTCGTCATACACGGAGGAGTGGATGGCTACTCAAGGATCCCTGTGTTTTTACAATGTTCTGACAACAATCGTACCTCAACAGTCCTGAATCTTTTTGAGAACGCTGTGGAAAGTTATGGCCTTCCTTCTCGGGTAAGAGCAGACAAAGGTGGGGAAAATGTGGAAGTGTCTTTATTCATGCTTTCACACCCTGCAAGAGGCGCTGGGCACGGGAGCATGATAACAGGATCATCAGTCCACAACCAAAGAATTGAAAGGCTTTGGCGGGATGTGTTCACTGGTGTAGTTGGCCTCTACTACAACCTTTTTAGTCATTTGGAGGGCACAGGGACTCTGGATATAGACAATGAAATCCACATATTTTGTTTGCATTACGTGTACCTTCCCCGGATCAACAATCATTTACATGTATGGAAAGAGGGTTGGATCAGAAAACCAATTTGTACAGAAAATAGCATGACACCAAGACAACTTTTCATATCTGGTATGATGAGAATGGCTGGAAGCAGTCATACAATTGCTAAAGAAATGTTTGAAGATTTGAGAGAGGTAAGAAGCCAAAAATATCTACATCTCTTGAACAAACTTGGCAGTCAGTGGCAACAAAACTGTGGTACATCAAAGGAACCAAGAGAAGTTTGA